From the Planctomycetota bacterium genome, one window contains:
- the recO gene encoding DNA repair protein RecO has translation MPFARTPAVCLYRIDYSETSQVVRFFTPAHGRVSCIAKGAKRRKGPFPAPFEPLSIYDLIRIEKRPGTLDVVTQAERVRSFAALRADFGRFSAACYGLEFVQEFAPEGQAVPGLFERLVELLERLEAGVPVPDALFSFEARALGLLGYGPRARECGACRRPVRPPEAWFSPADGGALCAACPPRAERGFAVRWAALESIGRFAAGEMPREPMRRALVLEIRRVLDAWVRQYLERELKSVRFVRDTVAAGCL, from the coding sequence ATGCCGTTCGCGCGCACGCCGGCGGTTTGCCTGTACCGCATCGACTACAGCGAGACGAGCCAGGTGGTGCGCTTCTTCACGCCCGCCCACGGCCGCGTTTCGTGCATCGCCAAGGGAGCCAAGCGCCGCAAGGGGCCTTTTCCGGCGCCCTTCGAGCCGCTTTCGATCTACGATCTCATCCGCATCGAGAAGCGTCCCGGCACGCTCGACGTCGTGACCCAGGCGGAGCGGGTGCGCTCGTTCGCGGCGCTGCGGGCGGACTTCGGCCGGTTCTCGGCGGCGTGCTACGGGCTGGAGTTCGTGCAGGAATTCGCGCCGGAGGGCCAGGCGGTTCCGGGACTTTTCGAGCGCCTGGTGGAGCTTCTCGAGCGGCTGGAGGCGGGGGTTCCGGTTCCGGACGCGCTTTTCTCGTTCGAGGCGCGCGCGCTGGGGCTTCTGGGCTATGGGCCGCGGGCGCGCGAATGCGGCGCGTGCCGCCGCCCCGTGCGTCCGCCGGAGGCGTGGTTCTCCCCGGCCGACGGGGGGGCGCTCTGCGCCGCCTGTCCGCCGCGCGCCGAGCGGGGGTTCGCCGTGCGGTGGGCGGCGCTGGAATCGATCGGCCGCTTCGCCGCCGGGGAGATGCCCCGCGAGCCCATGCGCCGCGCGCTCGTCCTGGAGATCCGCCGCGTCCTGGACGCCTGGGTGCGGCAATATCTGGAGCGCGAGCTCAAGAGCGTCCGGTTCGTCCGCGACACGGTCGCCGCCGGCTGCCTCTGA
- a CDS encoding YHS domain-containing protein has translation MDEDPSKVKDPVCGRTIPRETRWTEWYRTTEYRFCSERCRDAFRARPTDYLPQTG, from the coding sequence ATGGACGAAGATCCCTCCAAGGTCAAGGATCCGGTCTGCGGACGGACGATCCCCCGGGAGACGCGCTGGACGGAGTGGTACCGCACGACGGAATACCGCTTCTGCTCCGAGCGGTGCCGCGACGCCTTCCGCGCCCGGCCGACGGACTACCTCCCGCAGACGGGCTAA
- a CDS encoding TraR/DksA C4-type zinc finger protein yields the protein MRTDSERRKKDPRAPFSREEMDAFRAALIERRTKLRERLERLSGRAAQDNPAERGEISSLPMHLADLGTETYEQQTDLGFAERDRDTIAAIDRALERIEEGTYGMCENCGRPISKERLQALPFAALCRDCQAKEEAA from the coding sequence ATGAGGACCGATTCCGAACGCCGAAAGAAAGACCCGCGGGCTCCCTTCAGCCGCGAGGAGATGGACGCCTTCCGCGCGGCGCTCATCGAGCGCCGCACGAAGCTCCGCGAGCGCCTGGAGCGCCTGAGCGGCCGCGCGGCCCAGGACAATCCCGCCGAGCGGGGCGAGATTTCGTCGCTGCCCATGCATCTGGCGGACCTGGGCACGGAAACCTACGAGCAGCAGACCGACCTGGGGTTCGCCGAGCGCGACCGCGACACGATCGCCGCGATCGACCGGGCGCTCGAGCGGATCGAAGAGGGCACCTACGGGATGTGCGAGAACTGCGGCCGTCCCATCTCGAAAGAGCGCCTCCAGGCGCTGCCCTTCGCCGCGCTCTGCCGGGATTGCCAGGCGAAGGAGGAAGCGGCTTAG
- the pdxH gene encoding pyridoxamine 5'-phosphate oxidase has product MAEDPLERFRRWYRDAERAGIPQHDACALATADRRGRPSVRFVLLKGADERGFVFFTDARSRKGRELAENPRAALAFYWHDLGRQVRVEGPVRPLPDGEADAYWVTRPRESRLGAWASLQSAPLSSRAALLAAWRALRRRYRGRAVPRPSYWRGYVVVPEAIEFWVRGRFRLHSRERFTRRRESAWRRELLYP; this is encoded by the coding sequence ATGGCCGAGGACCCTCTGGAGCGTTTCCGGCGCTGGTACCGCGACGCCGAGCGCGCCGGAATTCCCCAGCACGACGCGTGCGCTCTGGCCACGGCCGACCGCCGCGGCAGGCCCTCGGTCCGGTTCGTTCTCCTCAAGGGAGCCGACGAACGCGGGTTCGTCTTTTTCACCGACGCCCGCAGCCGCAAAGGGAGGGAGCTGGCCGAAAATCCCCGGGCGGCCCTAGCCTTCTACTGGCACGACCTCGGAAGGCAAGTCCGCGTGGAGGGCCCCGTGCGCCCGCTCCCGGACGGCGAAGCGGACGCCTACTGGGTCACCCGCCCGCGGGAGAGCCGGCTCGGGGCGTGGGCGTCGCTCCAGAGCGCGCCCCTCTCGAGCCGCGCGGCGCTCCTGGCCGCCTGGCGGGCGCTGCGGCGTCGGTACCGCGGCCGGGCCGTCCCCCGGCCTTCCTACTGGAGGGGCTACGTCGTCGTTCCCGAGGCGATCGAATTCTGGGTCCGCGGCCGCTTTCGCCTCCATTCCCGCGAGCGCTTCACCCGGCGGCGGGAATCCGCCTGGCGGCGGGAGCTTCTTTATCCGTGA
- a CDS encoding ThuA domain-containing protein, producing the protein MIMIASFAAAALLAAVQDPWVVYAGGDGPGKGKRVVLVSGDEEYRSEEMMPQLGKILARRHGFSCTVLFAVHPATGEIDPKVNNNIPGLEALKEADLLVLFIRFRNLPPDQMKFIEDYLASGRPILGIRTATHAFDFKEGHPYARWSWRSKTPGFEGGFGRVVLGETWINHHGAHGRESTRGVPAPGREGHPILRGCEDIWGPTDVYGVRLPLPGDSAPIVLGQVLAGMKPTDKPVEGPKNNPMMPIAWTRTYTGASGKPARVFTTTMGSSQDFESEGYRRLLVNACLWAVGLEDRIPERANVDFVGTYTPSPFRFDGFKKGVTPADHRLD; encoded by the coding sequence ATGATCATGATCGCGTCGTTCGCCGCCGCGGCACTCCTGGCCGCGGTTCAGGACCCGTGGGTCGTCTATGCCGGAGGCGACGGCCCGGGGAAAGGAAAGCGCGTGGTCCTCGTCAGCGGCGACGAGGAATACCGGTCCGAGGAGATGATGCCGCAGCTTGGGAAGATCCTCGCCCGCCGCCACGGATTCTCGTGCACGGTGCTTTTCGCGGTCCACCCCGCCACGGGCGAAATCGACCCCAAGGTGAATAACAACATTCCGGGCCTGGAAGCCCTGAAGGAGGCGGATCTCCTGGTCCTCTTCATCCGCTTCCGGAACCTGCCGCCCGATCAGATGAAGTTCATCGAGGACTACCTGGCCTCCGGCCGGCCCATCCTGGGGATCCGGACCGCCACGCACGCCTTCGACTTCAAGGAAGGCCACCCGTACGCGCGGTGGAGCTGGCGTTCCAAGACGCCGGGATTCGAGGGCGGGTTCGGCCGCGTGGTCCTGGGCGAGACATGGATCAACCATCACGGCGCCCACGGCCGGGAAAGCACGCGCGGGGTGCCCGCGCCCGGCCGGGAGGGCCACCCGATCCTGCGCGGCTGCGAGGACATCTGGGGGCCCACCGACGTCTACGGCGTCCGGCTTCCGCTCCCGGGCGACAGCGCGCCGATCGTCCTCGGGCAGGTCCTGGCGGGGATGAAACCCACGGACAAGCCCGTCGAAGGCCCCAAGAACAATCCCATGATGCCGATCGCCTGGACGCGCACCTACACGGGAGCCTCGGGGAAGCCCGCGCGGGTCTTCACGACCACGATGGGCTCGTCGCAGGACTTCGAGAGCGAGGGATACCGGCGACTCCTGGTCAACGCCTGCCTCTGGGCGGTGGGCCTGGAGGACCGCATCCCGGAGCGCGCGAACGTGGACTTCGTGGGGACGTACACCCCGAGTCCCTTCCGCTTCGACGGATTCAAGAAGGGCGTCACCCCGGCCGATCACCGGCTCGATTGA
- a CDS encoding metal-dependent hydrolase: MDNVAHTLIGVGMARAGLAERYGRGTTLLLAVASNVPDVDIFWTMGDGWSRFLDRRTHSHAAVAWPALAALLAAAFRPFCPRIPWRALFGMSLLGIVGHVFFDYVNSFGVVVFWPFSRARPELGWIFIIDLAVWGILAAAIPLARLRPPPERVWRCALAVLGVYVVLCGAGRAAAEVQVRRELLREGLPPAELRIFPEPLGPHRFRAAARVGDRWEVFLVRVFSGRVERAGAAPTDAGDPRVEEIRASPLGRRLEHFMAAPVWRRRPDGSVEVRDLRFEPLVVRRRNPFVGIFPPPGSGPPRVESAAGELIEAPRKSP, translated from the coding sequence GTGGACAACGTGGCGCATACCCTGATCGGTGTGGGCATGGCCCGCGCGGGGCTGGCCGAGCGGTACGGCCGGGGAACGACGCTCCTTCTGGCGGTGGCTTCCAACGTCCCGGATGTGGACATCTTCTGGACGATGGGGGACGGCTGGAGCCGTTTCCTGGACCGCCGGACCCACAGCCATGCCGCGGTGGCCTGGCCGGCGCTGGCGGCGCTCCTGGCGGCCGCGTTCCGGCCCTTCTGCCCCCGCATCCCGTGGAGGGCGCTTTTCGGGATGTCGCTTCTGGGGATCGTGGGGCACGTCTTCTTCGATTACGTGAACTCGTTCGGAGTGGTCGTCTTCTGGCCCTTCTCGCGCGCGCGGCCGGAACTCGGGTGGATCTTCATCATCGACCTGGCGGTGTGGGGGATCCTCGCGGCGGCGATTCCCCTGGCGCGCCTCCGGCCTCCGCCGGAGCGGGTCTGGCGGTGCGCCCTGGCGGTTCTCGGCGTCTACGTGGTTCTCTGCGGCGCCGGGCGCGCGGCGGCCGAGGTCCAGGTGCGCCGGGAGCTCCTGCGGGAAGGCCTCCCGCCGGCCGAACTCCGGATTTTCCCCGAGCCTCTGGGGCCGCATCGGTTCCGCGCCGCCGCGCGGGTCGGGGACCGGTGGGAGGTATTCCTCGTCCGGGTCTTTTCCGGCCGCGTGGAACGCGCCGGGGCGGCGCCGACGGACGCGGGGGACCCGCGCGTCGAGGAGATCCGCGCCTCGCCGCTGGGGCGGCGGCTGGAGCATTTCATGGCCGCGCCGGTGTGGCGCCGGCGGCCGGATGGATCCGTCGAAGTGCGCGACCTGCGGTTCGAGCCGCTCGTCGTCCGGCGGCGAAACCCTTTCGTGGGAATCTTTCCGCCGCCGGGATCCGGTCCGCCGCGCGTGGAAAGCGCCGCCGGGGAGCTCATCGAAGCCCCTCGGAAATCGCCGTAA